The following are encoded together in the Bos javanicus breed banteng chromosome X, ARS-OSU_banteng_1.0, whole genome shotgun sequence genome:
- the LOC133243336 gene encoding DDB1- and CUL4-associated factor 12-like protein 2 produces MLRSPVRDSSPGSPALSSHAAPRPPPGMAPEQTGNKKREEPAPQKAAEGSSSLSSSSPGSSSPGSAAVHADGPQPPTKPKRMVVRRSLVDYLRGREVGAPGRAGLSGFDSELHGFAVRKLPELLRERELSLGTVDKVFASQWLNARQVVCGTKCNTLFVVDVRSSHVTRIPLIRDRGHPPAHAQPGCGIHAVQLNPSKTLLATGGENPNSLAVYWLPTLDPLCLGDHGHKDWIFAIAWMSDTVVVSGSRDGTLGIWKIDPDVFRSSIAWRNAAGLSVYAHIRPAEVEDVPRAATNPRNCKVRAVAFGAKRQELGAVTMDGYFHLWKAQNTLSRLLSIRLPYCRENVCLTYCDELSLYAVGSQSHVSFLDLRQGHQSIRYLCSREGGTGVRSLSFYEHIVTMGTGQGSLLFYDIRAQKFLEEKVSDSQHSSPRPTGRRFRLICGRGWLNQDDLQMNDLSALAELPNALYTHCYNWPEMKLFVAGGPLPSNLRGNYAGLWS; encoded by the coding sequence gccgcccggcATGGCCCCGGAGCAAACAGGTAACAAGAAGCGGGAAGAGCCGGCGCCCCAGAAGGCCGCAGAGGGCTCGTCGTCGCTGAGCTCGTCGTCGCCCGGCTCGTCGTCGCCGGGTTCGGCGGCGGTGCACGCAGACGGCCCGCAGCCTCCCACGAAGCCCAAGCGGATGGTGGTGCGGCGCTCACTGGTGGACTACCTGAGGGGGCGCGAGGTGGGCGCGCCGGGCCGCGCCGGGCTCTCAGGCTTCGATAGCGAGCTGCATGGCTTCGCGGTGCGGAAGCTGCCAGAGCTGCTGCGGGAGCGCGAACTGTCCTTGGGCACCGTGGACAAGGTGTTCGCGTCGCAGTGGCTGAACGCCAGGCAGGTGGTGTGCGGTACCAAGTGCAACACGCTCTTCGTGGTGGACGTGCGGTCCAGCCACGTAACGCGCATCCCCCTCATACGGGATCGTGGGCACCCGCCGGCCCACGCCCAGCCGGGCTGCGGCATCCATGCGGTCCAGCTGAATCCCTCCAAGACGCTGCTGGCCACCGGGGGCGAGAACCCCAACAGCCTGGCCGTCTACTGGTTGCCAACGCTGGATCCCTTGTGCCTGGGCGACCATGGCCACAAAGACTGGATCTTCGCCATCGCCTGGATGAGCGACACGGTGGTGGTGAGCGGCTCCCGCGACGGCACCTTGGGCATCTGGAAGATAGACCCCGACGTATTCCGGAGCAGCATCGCCTGGCGCAATGCTGCAGGGCTCTCCGTGTATGCCCACATCCGTCCCGCGGAAGTGGAGGATGTCCCCAGGGCCGCCACCAACCCACGTAACTGCAAGGTGCGGGCTGTGGCCTTCGGCGCCAAGAGGCAGGAGCTGGGAGCCGTGACCATGGATGGCTACTTCCACCTGTGGAAAGCCCAGAATACCTTGTCCAGGCTGTTGTCCATCAGGCTGCCTTACTGCAGAGAGAACGTGTGCCTGACCTACTGCGATGAGTTGTCCCTGTACGCGGTAGGCTCCCAGTCCCATGTCTCTTTCCTGGACCTGCGCCAGGGTCACCAGAGCATCCGGTACCTGTGCTCCCGCGAGGGCGGCACGGGTGTGCGCTCTCTCAGCTTCTATGAGCACATCGTCACCATGGGCACCGGCCAGGGCTCTCTGCTCTTCTATGACATCCGCGCGCAGAAGTTCCTGGAGGAGAAGGTCTCGGACAGCCAGCACTCCTCTCCGCGGCCCACAGGGCGGAGGTTCAGGCTGATTTGTGGCAGAGGCTGGCTCAACCAAGATGACCTGCAGATGAACGACCTCAGTGCCTTGGCCGAGTTGCCCAATGCTCTCTACACCCATTGCTACAACTGGCCGGAGATGAAGCTCTTCGTCGCTGGCGGCCCTCTTCCTTCAAACCTCCGTGGGAACTATGCAGGCCTCTGGAGCTAA